One Candidatus Sericytochromatia bacterium DNA segment encodes these proteins:
- the gcvT gene encoding glycine cleavage system aminomethyltransferase GcvT, giving the protein MTELSTPATLSRTPLHQEHCSLGARMVPFAGWEMPVQYSGILDEHHAVRQAAGLFDVSHMGEFQVRGVGAEAFVQRVVANDVARLAADQALYTQFTRPDGGTVDDLLVYRRPDGFLLVVNASNIAKDWAWLKGHLSGDVELTDVSDDTAMLALQGPCAEQILAPIAVLPTPLSSQGAFRWQDGLVAGLACTVARTGYTGEDGFEIFCAPADAPALWRALLAAGAEHGLKPAGLGARDTLRLEAGLPLYGHELTDQISPVMAGLTWSVKLDKGDFLGREALTAQRAGSMSARVVGLVLEGRAIARQGYAVFAAGQPVGEVLSGTLSPTLQQPIATALVAASAIDSPLTVEIRGQQHAATLVRLPFYRRPATTRDGA; this is encoded by the coding sequence ATGACCGAACTTTCCACGCCCGCGACCCTGTCGCGTACGCCCCTCCATCAGGAGCACTGCTCGCTCGGAGCCAGAATGGTTCCCTTCGCGGGATGGGAGATGCCGGTCCAGTACAGCGGCATCCTGGATGAGCACCACGCGGTTCGACAGGCCGCAGGCCTGTTCGATGTCTCTCATATGGGGGAGTTCCAGGTGCGGGGCGTTGGGGCGGAGGCCTTTGTGCAACGGGTCGTCGCCAATGATGTGGCCCGTTTGGCGGCGGACCAGGCCCTCTACACTCAATTCACCCGTCCGGATGGGGGTACCGTGGATGACTTGCTGGTCTACCGGCGCCCGGATGGCTTCTTGCTGGTGGTGAATGCTTCCAACATCGCCAAGGATTGGGCTTGGCTGAAGGGCCACCTGTCCGGCGACGTGGAGCTCACGGATGTGTCCGATGATACCGCCATGTTGGCTTTGCAAGGGCCGTGCGCCGAGCAGATTTTGGCGCCCATTGCGGTGCTGCCCACACCTCTGTCCTCGCAAGGGGCGTTCCGCTGGCAGGATGGTCTAGTCGCTGGTCTGGCCTGCACCGTGGCCCGCACGGGGTACACGGGCGAGGATGGCTTCGAAATTTTCTGCGCGCCGGCGGACGCCCCCGCGCTGTGGCGCGCGTTGCTGGCAGCCGGCGCCGAGCACGGCCTGAAGCCGGCCGGTCTGGGGGCCCGGGACACGTTGCGTCTCGAGGCGGGCTTGCCCCTTTACGGCCACGAGCTGACGGACCAGATCAGCCCGGTGATGGCCGGCCTCACCTGGAGCGTGAAGCTGGATAAAGGGGATTTCCTCGGGCGTGAGGCCCTGACCGCCCAGCGCGCCGGGAGCATGTCGGCTCGCGTGGTGGGTCTGGTGTTGGAAGGCCGGGCGATCGCCCGGCAAGGTTACGCCGTTTTCGCCGCGGGCCAGCCGGTCGGTGAGGTCCTCTCCGGCACGCTCTCGCCCACGCTGCAACAACCCATCGCGACGGCGCTCGTGGCGGCCTCCGCCATCGACAGCCCCTTGACCGTCGAGATTCGCGGGCAGCAACATGCCGCCACGCTGGTGCGTTTGCCGTTCTATCGTCGCCCCGCCACCACGAGAGATGGAGCTTGA
- a CDS encoding stage V sporulation protein S: MLSKQAPPKRVPLLRVCSNSNPASVAGAIAGVIRETGHCEVQAIGAGAVNQTVKAIGIARGYVAPSGLNLVTIPAFLDIEVNGEERTAIRFIIEPR, encoded by the coding sequence GTGTTATCGAAGCAAGCTCCCCCCAAGCGGGTTCCCCTGTTACGCGTCTGTTCCAATTCCAACCCGGCCTCGGTGGCCGGGGCGATCGCCGGCGTGATCCGCGAAACGGGTCACTGCGAGGTGCAGGCCATCGGGGCGGGGGCGGTCAATCAGACGGTCAAGGCGATCGGTATCGCCCGCGGCTACGTGGCTCCATCTGGCCTGAACCTGGTCACGATTCCTGCCTTTCTGGACATCGAGGTGAATGGCGAGGAGCGCACGGCCATTCGTTTCATCATCGAGCCGCGTTGA
- the gcvH gene encoding glycine cleavage system protein GcvH: MTLPAQIAFVSSHEYLVPDAEGATIGISKYAAEQLGDVVFVELPPVGKQLARGESFGVVESVKAVSDLYAPMAGEVVAVNEALNQEPGLVSEDPYGQGWIIRMKGTRPEAGDGLMDAAAYEAYLGGL, from the coding sequence ATGACCTTGCCCGCGCAGATTGCCTTCGTTTCCTCCCACGAGTACCTGGTTCCCGATGCGGAAGGGGCCACCATCGGCATCTCCAAGTACGCCGCTGAACAGCTCGGGGACGTCGTCTTCGTCGAGTTGCCCCCGGTTGGGAAGCAGCTGGCACGCGGGGAGTCGTTCGGCGTGGTCGAGTCGGTCAAGGCCGTCTCGGACCTGTATGCTCCGATGGCGGGTGAAGTGGTGGCCGTCAACGAGGCCCTGAATCAGGAGCCCGGGCTGGTCAGTGAAGATCCTTACGGGCAGGGGTGGATCATCCGGATGAAGGGCACGCGTCCGGAGGCTGGGGACGGCCTGATGGATGCGGCCGCCTATGAGGCCTACCTCGGAGGATTGTGA
- the gcvPA gene encoding aminomethyl-transferring glycine dehydrogenase subunit GcvPA gives MNPYLPLSADDRREMLAEVGFPSFEAMVAHVPARLRLPELRLPEGLSEFEVQAAMRDLAARNRVPDGRTFLGAGVYQRFVPAAVDALVSRAEFYTAYTPYQPEVSQGTLQYTYEYQSLICALTGMDVSNASLYDASTAVAEAAFMAMRITGRRDVVVADTVHPEYVEVLRTYARGPEPTVRLAATSDGLLDPESLPSLLSSETACLVVQTPNFLGLVEAMPALAEAAHAVGALLVAVVDPVSLAVLTPPGDYGADIVVGDGQSVGNLPQFGGPHVGFMACRSEHFRQLPGRIVGATVDSRGDRAYTLTLQTREQHIRREKATSNICTNQALCALAVTVYLSLAGAEGLRQVAETSAARAHDLARRIAALPGYQLAHAGPFLHEFVVRAPVPAAALLEALEAQGILGGVALERWFPDRERDFLVAVTEVNTPAALEAFVAALAACASATVPSR, from the coding sequence ATGAACCCTTATCTTCCCCTGTCTGCCGACGACCGTCGCGAAATGCTGGCGGAGGTCGGCTTTCCTTCCTTTGAAGCCATGGTCGCCCACGTGCCGGCCAGGTTGCGTTTGCCTGAACTGCGCCTACCGGAGGGACTCAGCGAATTTGAAGTTCAGGCCGCGATGCGCGACCTGGCCGCACGGAACCGGGTTCCGGATGGCCGCACCTTCCTTGGTGCCGGCGTGTATCAGCGCTTCGTGCCGGCAGCGGTCGACGCCCTGGTCTCGCGTGCCGAGTTCTACACGGCGTATACGCCCTACCAGCCTGAGGTCAGCCAGGGGACGCTGCAGTACACCTATGAGTACCAGAGTCTGATCTGCGCCCTGACGGGCATGGACGTGTCAAACGCCAGCCTGTACGACGCATCGACCGCCGTGGCGGAAGCCGCGTTCATGGCCATGCGGATCACCGGTCGTCGAGACGTCGTCGTGGCCGACACCGTGCATCCGGAATACGTGGAAGTGCTGCGCACCTACGCGCGGGGGCCGGAGCCGACGGTCCGCCTGGCCGCGACCTCGGATGGCCTGCTGGACCCGGAGTCATTGCCCTCGCTGCTGTCCAGTGAAACGGCCTGCCTGGTCGTTCAGACGCCCAACTTCCTCGGACTGGTGGAGGCGATGCCAGCCCTCGCCGAGGCGGCGCACGCGGTGGGGGCCTTGCTGGTGGCGGTGGTGGACCCCGTCTCGCTGGCCGTGCTGACCCCGCCAGGGGACTACGGCGCCGATATCGTGGTCGGCGATGGTCAGTCTGTCGGCAATCTGCCCCAGTTCGGGGGGCCTCACGTGGGCTTCATGGCCTGCCGGAGCGAGCATTTCCGCCAGCTGCCCGGTCGCATCGTCGGGGCCACCGTCGACTCGCGCGGAGACCGCGCCTACACGCTGACCTTGCAGACGCGCGAGCAACACATCCGCCGCGAAAAGGCCACCAGCAACATCTGCACCAACCAGGCCCTTTGCGCGCTGGCCGTGACCGTCTACCTGTCGCTGGCCGGGGCCGAGGGGTTGCGCCAGGTGGCGGAAACCTCTGCGGCACGCGCCCACGACCTGGCCCGTCGCATCGCGGCTTTGCCGGGTTACCAGCTGGCCCATGCGGGGCCCTTCTTGCATGAGTTCGTGGTGCGGGCGCCCGTTCCTGCGGCCGCCTTGCTTGAAGCCCTGGAAGCTCAGGGGATTCTGGGCGGCGTGGCACTCGAACGCTGGTTCCCCGACCGTGAGCGGGATTTCCTGGTGGCGGTCACGGAGGTCAACACCCCCGCGGCCCTCGAGGCCTTCGTGGCGGCGCTGGCGGCCTGCGCCAGTGCGACCGTTCCCTCACGTTGA